The Paraburkholderia sabiae genome includes a region encoding these proteins:
- the mtnK gene encoding S-methyl-5-thioribose kinase produces MEFEALSSSELAAYLRGVPSVYALLNEPGELDIAEVGDGNLNYVYFVSNARTPEKSVVVKQAPPFLRLVGKSWPLTRHRMEREVAALRRFGELCPQHVPRVYHADTELYLMVMQRLSSHAILRQKLMDGHVYPKLTDHLSTYLAHTLFYGSDFFLAPEVKKQAVSAAINTELCKITEELVFTFPFEDHPSNVYSNVFPKRLLERVWRTPALRVAVAEMKWSFMNDAETLLHGDLHTGSIMVNKDETYVIDPEFAFYGPMGFDVGAVLANLLLAYFSRDWHDRRIEAEHENYREWLLDQVTGIWSAFEKKFQKLWREHESRRKSHFIGDDPGGNCADAYRARFMQRLLASSLGFAGCKMIRRIVGMAKVADITSISDDTVRAAIEVKCIQFAERLLIERHAFGSIAAVVDLARDIQGREHRAQ; encoded by the coding sequence ATGGAATTCGAAGCACTGAGTTCTTCGGAGCTGGCCGCGTATCTGCGAGGCGTGCCATCCGTGTATGCGTTGCTCAACGAACCGGGCGAACTCGATATCGCGGAAGTCGGCGACGGCAACCTCAATTACGTGTATTTCGTCAGCAACGCACGGACACCGGAGAAGAGTGTCGTCGTCAAACAGGCGCCACCGTTTTTGCGGCTCGTCGGCAAGTCGTGGCCGTTGACGCGGCATCGGATGGAACGTGAAGTGGCTGCGCTGCGCCGCTTTGGCGAGCTATGCCCGCAACACGTGCCGCGTGTGTATCACGCCGACACCGAACTGTATCTGATGGTGATGCAGCGGCTGTCGTCGCATGCGATCCTGCGACAGAAGCTGATGGACGGTCATGTCTATCCGAAGCTCACCGATCATCTGTCGACGTATCTCGCGCATACGCTGTTCTACGGCTCGGATTTCTTTCTTGCGCCCGAAGTGAAAAAGCAGGCCGTGAGCGCAGCAATCAACACGGAGTTGTGCAAGATCACGGAAGAACTCGTGTTCACGTTCCCGTTCGAAGATCATCCGTCGAACGTCTATAGCAATGTGTTTCCGAAGCGACTGCTCGAGCGTGTCTGGAGAACGCCTGCACTACGCGTGGCCGTGGCCGAGATGAAATGGTCGTTCATGAACGATGCGGAGACCTTGCTGCATGGCGATCTGCATACGGGCTCGATCATGGTGAACAAAGACGAAACCTATGTCATCGATCCCGAGTTCGCGTTTTACGGGCCGATGGGTTTCGATGTCGGCGCTGTGCTGGCGAATCTGTTGCTTGCGTATTTCTCGCGCGACTGGCACGACCGTCGTATCGAAGCAGAGCACGAAAATTATCGCGAGTGGCTGCTGGATCAGGTCACCGGTATCTGGTCGGCGTTCGAGAAGAAGTTTCAGAAGCTGTGGCGTGAACATGAAAGCCGCCGCAAGAGCCATTTCATCGGCGATGACCCGGGCGGCAACTGTGCGGACGCATATCGTGCGCGTTTCATGCAGCGATTGCTGGCAAGTTCGCTGGGTTTCGCCGGATGCAAGATGATTCGACGGATCGTCGGCATGGCGAAGGTCGCGGATATCACCAGCATTTCCGACGACACGGTCCGTGCAGCCATCGAAGTCAAATGCATCCAGTTCGCCGAGCGTTTGCTGATCGAGCGTCATGCGTTTGGATCGATTGCGGCGGTCGTCGACCTGGCGCGCGATATACAGGGCCGTGAACATCGCGCGCAGTAA
- a CDS encoding GntR family transcriptional regulator → MSDKIQESLMVMIRERALKPGDQIPTEIELCELLGVGRSSLREAVAQMISHGLLSRMQGRGTFIRQISLKLEGGLDDLMSVTDMIRSVGATPSTRRLQFDQIKASENLAAKLRLGIGDDCVRIERVRCADDAIAAYCIDIVPKHVFDAAHGDLGGESLFAMFERTGRRLSHTHTSIQPTILTPRDLPELGDGFGLFLLLDEVDFDQSGEPICYSNDYYNTSIFKFDLVRKKR, encoded by the coding sequence ATGAGCGACAAAATCCAGGAATCGTTGATGGTGATGATCCGGGAACGCGCGCTCAAGCCCGGCGACCAGATCCCCACAGAGATCGAGCTTTGTGAACTGCTGGGTGTGGGACGATCCAGTCTGCGAGAGGCGGTCGCCCAGATGATCTCGCATGGCTTGCTGTCTCGCATGCAGGGACGCGGCACCTTCATCAGACAAATTTCGTTGAAGCTCGAAGGCGGGCTCGATGATCTGATGTCTGTGACGGACATGATTCGCAGTGTCGGCGCCACGCCTTCGACGCGCCGTTTGCAGTTCGATCAGATCAAGGCATCGGAGAATCTTGCCGCGAAACTGCGGCTAGGCATTGGCGACGATTGCGTGCGCATCGAAAGGGTGCGATGCGCTGACGATGCAATCGCCGCGTATTGCATCGACATCGTGCCGAAGCACGTATTCGATGCGGCGCATGGGGACCTCGGCGGCGAGTCCCTGTTCGCGATGTTCGAGCGCACCGGCCGCCGGCTGTCGCATACGCACACGTCGATCCAGCCGACCATTCTCACGCCGCGCGATCTGCCGGAACTCGGCGACGGCTTCGGTCTGTTTCTGTTGCTCGACGAAGTCGATTTCGATCAAAGCGGCGAACCGATCTGTTACAGCAACGACTACTACAACACGAGCATCTTCAAGTTCGATCTGGTTCGCAAGAAGCGCTGA